One genomic window of Conger conger chromosome 7, fConCon1.1, whole genome shotgun sequence includes the following:
- the LOC133133180 gene encoding solute carrier family 25 member 45 isoform X1 has product MTLVEFVAGWISGAVGLVVGHPMDTVKVRLQTQTRYKGIVDCVVRMYAHERIPGFFKGMSFPVLSIAFSNSVVFGSYSNALDYLTQTQYGQCSKDNSSNLAAVFMAGCFSGATQVLVTAPSDLVKVRLQNQMRGSLGLGVGADKYRGPVHCVAVILKEEGPRGLFRGMGALALRDVPCYGLYFLPYELACKALTESGKQPGTFAVLMAGGIAGVITWACATPMDVVKARLQMSGAGGPVYRGVLHCISVSLQQEGVQVFFKGLLLNSLRAFPVNAVTFMCYEHLMRAMTSLP; this is encoded by the exons ATGACCCTGGTGGAATTTGTGGCAGGATGGATTTCAG GTGCAGTGGGACTGGTGGTTGGACATCCAATGGACACAGTGAAG GTGCGTTTGCAGACCCAGACAAGGTACAAGGGCATCGTGGACTGCGTGGTCAGGATGTATGCACATGAGAGG ATCCCTGGGTTCTTCAAGGGCATGTCATTCCCTGTGCTGAGTATTGCTTTCAGCAACTCCGTGGTCTTTGGTTCCTATAGCAATGCCCTGGACTACCTCACCCAGACACAGTATGGCCAATGCAGCAAAGACAACTCTTCTAATTTAGCAGCAGTCTTTATGGCTGGTTGCTTTTCTGGTGCAACCCAG GTACTGGTCACAGCCCCCAGTGACCTGGTCAAGGTGCGGTTGCAGAACCAGATGAGGGGAAGCTTGGGCTTGGGCGTGGGTGCGGACAAATACAGAGGTCCAGTGCATTGTGTGGCTGTCATCCTGAAGGAGGAAGGTCCCAGAGGCCTGTTCCGGGGGATGGGGGCCCTTGCTCTGAGGGATGTGCCCTGTTATGGCCTCTACTTTCTACCCTATGAGCTTGCATGCAAAGCACTGACTGAGAGTGGAAAACAGCCAG GCACATTTGCAGTGTTAATGGCTGGGGGCATAGCTGGTGTGATAACTTGGGCCTGCGCTACGCCTATGGATGTGGTGAAGGCAAGACTGCAGATGTCAGGAGCCGGGGGACCAGTCTACAGGGGTGTCCTCCACTGCATTTCTGTCAGCCTGCAACAGGAGGGTgtgcaggttttcttcaagggaCTTCTACTCAACAGCCTCCGAGCCTTTCCTGTTAACGCCGTCACTTTTATGTGCTATGAGCACCTGATGAGGGCCATGACATCACTGCCATGA
- the LOC133133180 gene encoding solute carrier family 25 member 45 isoform X2, producing the protein MYAHERIPGFFKGMSFPVLSIAFSNSVVFGSYSNALDYLTQTQYGQCSKDNSSNLAAVFMAGCFSGATQVLVTAPSDLVKVRLQNQMRGSLGLGVGADKYRGPVHCVAVILKEEGPRGLFRGMGALALRDVPCYGLYFLPYELACKALTESGKQPGTFAVLMAGGIAGVITWACATPMDVVKARLQMSGAGGPVYRGVLHCISVSLQQEGVQVFFKGLLLNSLRAFPVNAVTFMCYEHLMRAMTSLP; encoded by the exons ATGTATGCACATGAGAGG ATCCCTGGGTTCTTCAAGGGCATGTCATTCCCTGTGCTGAGTATTGCTTTCAGCAACTCCGTGGTCTTTGGTTCCTATAGCAATGCCCTGGACTACCTCACCCAGACACAGTATGGCCAATGCAGCAAAGACAACTCTTCTAATTTAGCAGCAGTCTTTATGGCTGGTTGCTTTTCTGGTGCAACCCAG GTACTGGTCACAGCCCCCAGTGACCTGGTCAAGGTGCGGTTGCAGAACCAGATGAGGGGAAGCTTGGGCTTGGGCGTGGGTGCGGACAAATACAGAGGTCCAGTGCATTGTGTGGCTGTCATCCTGAAGGAGGAAGGTCCCAGAGGCCTGTTCCGGGGGATGGGGGCCCTTGCTCTGAGGGATGTGCCCTGTTATGGCCTCTACTTTCTACCCTATGAGCTTGCATGCAAAGCACTGACTGAGAGTGGAAAACAGCCAG GCACATTTGCAGTGTTAATGGCTGGGGGCATAGCTGGTGTGATAACTTGGGCCTGCGCTACGCCTATGGATGTGGTGAAGGCAAGACTGCAGATGTCAGGAGCCGGGGGACCAGTCTACAGGGGTGTCCTCCACTGCATTTCTGTCAGCCTGCAACAGGAGGGTgtgcaggttttcttcaagggaCTTCTACTCAACAGCCTCCGAGCCTTTCCTGTTAACGCCGTCACTTTTATGTGCTATGAGCACCTGATGAGGGCCATGACATCACTGCCATGA
- the LOC133133180 gene encoding solute carrier family 25 member 45 isoform X3, whose translation MSFPVLSIAFSNSVVFGSYSNALDYLTQTQYGQCSKDNSSNLAAVFMAGCFSGATQVLVTAPSDLVKVRLQNQMRGSLGLGVGADKYRGPVHCVAVILKEEGPRGLFRGMGALALRDVPCYGLYFLPYELACKALTESGKQPGTFAVLMAGGIAGVITWACATPMDVVKARLQMSGAGGPVYRGVLHCISVSLQQEGVQVFFKGLLLNSLRAFPVNAVTFMCYEHLMRAMTSLP comes from the exons ATGTCATTCCCTGTGCTGAGTATTGCTTTCAGCAACTCCGTGGTCTTTGGTTCCTATAGCAATGCCCTGGACTACCTCACCCAGACACAGTATGGCCAATGCAGCAAAGACAACTCTTCTAATTTAGCAGCAGTCTTTATGGCTGGTTGCTTTTCTGGTGCAACCCAG GTACTGGTCACAGCCCCCAGTGACCTGGTCAAGGTGCGGTTGCAGAACCAGATGAGGGGAAGCTTGGGCTTGGGCGTGGGTGCGGACAAATACAGAGGTCCAGTGCATTGTGTGGCTGTCATCCTGAAGGAGGAAGGTCCCAGAGGCCTGTTCCGGGGGATGGGGGCCCTTGCTCTGAGGGATGTGCCCTGTTATGGCCTCTACTTTCTACCCTATGAGCTTGCATGCAAAGCACTGACTGAGAGTGGAAAACAGCCAG GCACATTTGCAGTGTTAATGGCTGGGGGCATAGCTGGTGTGATAACTTGGGCCTGCGCTACGCCTATGGATGTGGTGAAGGCAAGACTGCAGATGTCAGGAGCCGGGGGACCAGTCTACAGGGGTGTCCTCCACTGCATTTCTGTCAGCCTGCAACAGGAGGGTgtgcaggttttcttcaagggaCTTCTACTCAACAGCCTCCGAGCCTTTCCTGTTAACGCCGTCACTTTTATGTGCTATGAGCACCTGATGAGGGCCATGACATCACTGCCATGA